The Pseudohongiella acticola region CGGCATCCAGCAGGGCGTCCGCGGTAATTTTCTGAAACAGCGCCGGATCGATGGCACCGGAGCAGGAGAAACTCACCAGTGTGCCGCCGACATTGAGCAACTGCGCCGCCTGCAACGCGATATCCTTATACGCTCGCGCCGCTTTTTTAAATTGATGTTTTGTCTCGGCAAACTTCGGTGGATCCAGCACGATCAGGTCATAAGACGTATTGCTGGCTTTTAACTCGCGCAAATACTCAAAGACATTGGCCTGCACCAGCTCGGCCTGATCGGCATCAAAGCCGTTCAGCTCCAGATTCTGGCCGGCCAGTTCCAGCGCCGGTGCCGAGGAGTCGACATTGGTGACGTGGGTGGCGCCGCCCTTGAGCGCGGCAATGCCAAACCCGCCGGTATAGGAGAAGCAGTTGAGCACGGTTTTACCGGCGCTCAGTTGTTGCACCAGGCTGCGGTTGTCAAACTGATCCAGATAGTAGCCGGTTTTGTGGCCCTGCTGGATGCTGACCATGAACAGGCGATCCTGCTCCTGGATCTGCACCCATTGCGGAGGCTCCTGCCCATGCACCAGACCCTGGCGCTGTTCCAGACCTTCGTGTTTGCGCACCGCAACGTCGGAACGCTCATAAATACCCAGGCACGGGGACAATTCCGCCAGTGCAGCGATGATGGTGTCTCGCCAGAACTCGGCGCCACTGCTGAGAAACTGGCAACTGAGATAGTCACCATACCGGTCCACGATCAACCCGGGGAAACCGTCCGCCTCTGCGTACACCAACCGGCAGGCGGTGCGTGTCTCACTCAACAGGCCGGCGCGCCGGGCAATGGCGCGGCGCAGGCGTTCGCGAATAAAGTCCGCATCAATCACCGTGCCTGGATCAAACGACCACATGCGTGCACGGATCTGTGATGCCGGCGACCAGGCGGCCACGCCCAGAGCCTTGCCACTGCTGTCTGCAATGGTCACGGTGTCGCCGACACCAGGCGTACCTTCTACGGCGGCAACTGCACCAGAGAAAATCCACGGATGATGGCGCAACAGCGAACTGTCACGGCCCTTGCCCAGCTTCACAATATTCATTGCTTAATGACACTCATGGCAGTGGTATAAATTCCTTGTCATCCCCCGGCACCCGGGGAAACTCGCCATTGTCCCAGCGTTTGCGCGCCGCATCCAGTGTGCTGCGCTCATAAGCGACAAAATTCCAGTGTATGTGTGGCACGCGGTGAAATTTTTCACCGCCCAGCAGCATCAGACGACTGTGTTCGAGGCTCTCGATTTCCAGATCATTGCCATCGAGCAACACAAAGTCACCGGCATTAAATACCGTATCACTGACCTTGATGCTGCCACTTTCAACAAAAAGCGCTGCCTCATGTTCGGGATTCGGATGTTCCAGCGTGGCGCCCGGCTGCGCCAGAATGTCCAGGTAAAACATGGGGGAGAAGGTTCTCACCGGCGAACTGCGATCATAGGCCTCACCCACAATCAGCCGCATCATCAAGCCGGGACGATTAATGGTAGGCAGCAGCGACTTGTTGATGTGCTGAAAATCAGGTTCAACGGTCTCGTGCTCCGGCGGCAGTGCCACCCACAATTGCAGACCATGCAACGGATGCTGTTGCGCCCGCACTTCATGGGTTTCCCGCTCAGAATGCACAATGCCTTTGCCGGCTATCATCCAGTTGACGTCACCGGGGAAAATCTCCTGCACCGAGCCCAGGCTGTCACGGTGCAGAATGCTGCCGTTAAACAGATAGGTGACCGTGGCCAGACCGATATGCGGGTGCGGTCGCACGTTGATGCCCTCACCGGCTGGGAAATCAGCCGGACCGATGTGATCAAAAAAGATAAACGGCCCGACCATTTTTTTATCCTGGTTGGGTAAAACCCGACTGACGGTGAATCCACCCAGGTCTTTGTCGTCTGCCTGCAGTATCGTTGCCATGGTTTACTCCGGCCTGAGTGAGTCAAAAGTAGGATGACGCCCTGTCACGTGTTATCTACGCAACACCTCGCTGAGCGGTTTTCGCGGTGAGGGTTTCTCCTTGGCAGCCAGTTCGTCAGGCAGGATCGTAGGCGCAGCCGCGACACCAATGGCCAGGCCGCAGATGACTTTATGATCGTCGTCCAGCTTGAGGTAAGCGGCGACTTCATCATGCTTGATGCCGCCCATTCCATGCGTATACAGGCCCATCTGCCGCGCCTGTAAGGTCATCGCCATCCACGCAGCGCCGGCATCGTATTCGGCATAGGCGTTGGCTTTGCCGTTATGGGAAAAGGTCTTTTTCACCACAACAAAACCCAGCAAGGACGCATTTTTGGCCCAGGCCTGGTTACCTTCAACCAGCAGGTTCAGGTAATCATCAAAGGTTTTGTCAGTGGAAACGTAAAACTCCCAGGGCTGGGCGTTGAAACAGGAGGGTGCCCAGCGGGCCGCCTCGAACAACAAGGCCACATCGGCTTCGGCGATGACCGATTTGGTAAATGCGCGAGGCGACCAGCGACTGATCTGCAATGGATCAACACCCTGCAGAGCGTCGCGGGCTGAAAAATCGGGATGAATTGAATCGGGGTACTTCATGGGCAACTCCCTTTTGACACGATGGCGCGTACATTAAGAGAGAAGTGTACCGTTGATGCGCTAACCGTGCCAGCGACAGCGTCCGGTCACCAGACCCCGCTTGGCCGTCAGAGAAAAAGGGCACCTTCCCGTGCCCCTCTCCCCCCACGGCCTGCAGAACGCCAGCACTACAATGTGAAATCCGTTTTCACACCATTAACATTGACAGAATATTCACCAGAAGACAGATCTTCAGTCGGTAATGTCGTGATTAGGTAATACTCGACGGCCAGTTCGATACACACATCCGAGGTCGGTTCAGACACCGGAATGGCGACCATGAATTGACCATCATGATAGGAGACCGCTGCCGGTTCGATACTGACACAGGCAGAACGAAAGCCCTCGGCCAGGACGTCAACACGATCAGCGTTTTTCAGAATCTCCACCGATTCAACTTGGGCCAGATTGCCCGGATCAGAAGCAGTAATGGCAAAATTGCCGTTAGCTCCCTGAGTCAACTCCACATTTCGAAAGTGACTGAAGTCGTCGCCATCCATGACCACGGCCTGCGGCAGGGTCAGCACATCATCGCGCAACACGACGGGCGACTGCTCCGCCCACACGGCGTGACTGCAACCCAGCAACATGGTAGCAGCGACATAGTTTTTCAGATAAGTCATCGTATCCTCCTTTGCATTAAAGCTCATTTATCCTACGACTTCTCTAACACGACTTTTCTAACACGACTTTTCTATCACGACTTTTCTATCAGAGCACAACTGTCCAAATGACACTCTTCGCTTTGTGCCCTACAACAGCGACTTTGATTTTCGCAAACGACCGGCATGCCTATCAACCATTGATCACGCTGCCACCGTTCAGGTGGAGCACTTGTCCAGTCATGTAGCTGGAATCATCGCAGGCCAGATACACATAAGCAGGCCCCAGGTCTGATGGCTGGCCCGGTCGACCCAGCGGCGTGTTGGCACCAAAGGTACTCACGGTATCCTCATCAAATGTTGACGGAATCAGTGGCGTCCAGACTGGGCCCGGCGCCACACCGTTGACACGAATACCGCGCTCGGCAAGGTTCAGAGACAGCGACCGGGTAAATGAAGTAACGGCGCCTTTTGTTGCCGAATAATCGATCAGGACCGGGTTGCCTTTGTAGGCAGTGATTGAAGTGGTATTGATGATCGATGCACCACTACGCATATGTGGGAGAACCGCCCTGGTCAACCGGAACATGGCGAGGATGTTGCTACTAAATGTTCTTTCCAGTTGGTCGTCGCTGATATCTTCCAGATTCTGTTGCGGATGCTGTTCGCCCGCATTGTTAACCAGAACATCGACCTGACCAAATTTTGCCAAGGTCTGTTTTATCACTTCTTTGCAATGTTTAGCATCGGCGACATCTCCGGCAAGCATTAAAGCCTCACGCCCGGACAGTTCGACTTCACGGCGGGTAAGTTCGGCGTCCTCATGTTCTTCCAGATACAACATCACTACGTCTGCGCCTTCTCTGGCGAAGTACACGGCAACGGCGCGGCCAATACCGCTATCAGCACCGGTGACAATGGCAACTTTGCCGGTCAACTTGCCTGCAGGTCTGTAAGCACTGGAGTAATAGTCGGGACGCGGTTGCATTTTTTCCTCGCGCCCGGGGCGTTGATTCTGGTGCTGCGGAGGAAGTGTTGATTTATCCATAAAAATCTCCTTGTAATATCCTTTCCATCTGTAAATTACGACCGGAATTGTGGGCAATAGTTTCGCATTCAGGCAAATCCGGTGAACGCCGTACGTCTCATCAAAGCGCCCTCTTTACTGAACTTTTCACACCCGCTACAGTCGTAAATAGTATGTATGAGTGGATTGGTAGCGCACTCATGTGATGCAACGGATGAATCAACGGAGGATACGATTATGCCGCGTGGAAGCAAAGACAAATACACCAAGAAGCAACAACGACAAGCGGATCACATAGAAGAAAATTACGAGGAGAAAGGTGTATCTCCGGAAGAGGCCGAAGCCAGGGCCTGGGCGACCGTCAACAAACAGAGCGGCGGCGGCGAACGCACGGGCGGCTCCGGGCAACACAAAAGCGCCCGGGACAAGGAGCGCGACCGCAGTGACTCCGCCAAACAGGCAAGCGCCACCCGTAAAGGCAAGACCAAACAGGGAAAGCTGGAAGCCAAAACCAGGGATGAACTAATGCAGGAAGCGCGCAAACGTGATATTCGAGGTCGCTCAACAATGCGTAAACAGGAGCTGGTGACTGCATTGAAAAAGAGTGCCTGACGCGGATTATCGCAGTCATACCGCAGCAAAAACGCCAGAAAATATCGTTACCAATTCCAGTCAGTATTAGGTACCCACGCGAAACACACAGTACAATGACAGCGAACAACCTGACTGCCTTGGCGAGGGTCGATTTATCAACTGGAAACCAGGATTCTACGCAATGGAAGACCAACCCACACTGGCCACCGAACGATTGCTGTTGCGACCGTTTCAGCCAACTGACGCCGAACGCGTGCAGTTACTGGCTGGCAACCCCAATGTTGCCAGAATGACCACCAATATCCCGCACCCGTATACCGACGGCGAGGCTGCCAACTGGATAACGGCACATACCGACGACTGGCAACGCGGCAGCGCTGCCATTTTTGCCGTGTGTCTGCGACGCGACGGCGAACTGGTTGGCGCGGTCGGCCTGATGAATATTCACCACCATGACGCGGAACTGGGCTACTGGATTGGCGAACCCTACTGGGGCCAGGGGTTTGCCAGCGAGGCTGTGGATGCAATCATCGGTTTTGGAATAACCTCATGCGAACTGACACGGCTTCATGCCCACCACTTGTCACGTAACCCCGCCTCTGGCAAGGTATTAACAAACGCGGGTCTGACGCGCATGGAAAAACGCCGCGTCACCGCTCGCGACGGCATTACCCAGGAAGACGCTGACTTTTATGAAATGCTGATAACGGATTGAGGACATCATTCGGAGGTCTAATCATGTTGAATCACAGAACCCTGCTCTATCGCCTGGTCACGGCTGCGGCACTGCCGATGGCACTGACCGCGTGTGCATCATCGGGCCCCAGTACGCAGGATGCCATTATGGCCGGCATGCTGGGTGAAGAAGAAAATTCGGTCTGTTTCACCCGCAACATTCGCAGCTGGCACGATTTTGATGACCGCTCAATTGTTATTGAAACGCTGCGTGACGAGTACTACAAACTGGAACTGGCCGGCGGCTGCAACACGCGCAATTCGTTTATGCAGATTGCCGTAGAATCACGCGGCGGTTCCTGTCTTGGACCGGGAGATCGCATCAGCTTTGATCGGGACCAGGGCCTGTCCTGTGCCATCACCCAGATCAATCGTTGGCATCTGGCTGACGAGGAAGAATTAAGCTTCTGATATCAGGATGGGAGCATCATCGCAGCGCCCCCGACAATCATCCAGATAGTGATTACGGTGGCGCTGTAGCCGAACAACGCCAGCAGTCCGTCTCGAGTCACCAATGCGACGCCAAACAGAACCAACACTGCGCCGGCCACCGAGGACGAGAACAGGATCAATTCCATCAGGGGCAACACACAGGCAATTGCCAGACAGATGACAGCAATGATGTAAATGCTCGGGCCGCGCACCAGCACCGTCATTCTGGGCATGGTGATGCGATCAACAAACGCTGCCGGACGTTGCAGCCAGCAAAGCGCTTTTTGTAATTTCTCGCATGGCACTTGTACGTTAAGCAGTCGGGCAGGCAACCAGAAATGTTTGCGCCCGTACAGCATTTGCGAGGTAACCAGCAGAACAACGCAGGCAACCATGCTAGGAAACGTGGGCACACCGCTTAGCGGCGATACCAGCAACATCCCCACCAGCATCAGTAGCGGGGCGAACGAGCGATCGCCAACCACATGGATGATGTCACCGACGCTGACATGCGTGAGATCGCTTTGGTCCTGGTCTTTAATTTGGTTCTGCTCCGGAGCACCCTGTGTACACAACTCAGACAGATGATCCAGCAATGCCTCCAGAGGAATTTCCGTTTCCGCTTTATGCGAAGACTTCGTTGTTTTTCCGTTCATAAAACCTCGTCCGGGAGTGTCAGCGTTGCCACCTTGCAACTTGAACCTTTCAGTACTAAGCTGGTCCTAGTTCTTACCACGTTCACAACCAGTCGCTGCTGAACAGTTCAAGGTAGATCGCACCCACGTTCAGTGTCGAAGGAGGGATCCGCCATCGACCGGAAGAGCAAACCAGAAGAGTCTTCAACGGCTGAGAAGCCAAAAGAGTCTTCAACAGCTGCAAAGCCAAAAGAGTCTTCAACGGCCGCAAAGCCCAAAAAGCCTTCAACAGCTGCAAAGCCGAAAAAGCCTTCAACGGCCGCAAAGCAAAGTCAAAAGCAAGGTCAAAAGCCAGCTAAGCAGGCAAAACCAACCAAGAGCGCACCCAAGCCTCTGGTTGTCATTACCGGTTCCAACGGCAATATTGGAACAGCTCTGCGGCAAAAACTCAAATCTGACTACCGTGTTGTCGGTCTTGATCGCGACGATAGCAAGCACACTGATATCGTTGCCGACCTGACATCACCTGATTCGCTCGCGCTCGCATTCCGCGAGCTGCGTGATCGCCACGGCCAGGACATTTCCGCCGTTGTGCACCTGGCCGCCTACTTCGACTTTACCGGTGAAAAATCACCCCTTTATGACAAAGTGAATGTTGAAGGCACAAAGAACCTGCTGACAGCACTGGCCGATTTTGAGGTCGCCCGATTCATCTACTCAGGGACCATGCTGGTGCATCAGGCTGTGTCGCCAGGCGAACGCGTCACCGAAAGTACGCCGATCGCTCCCAAATGGGCTTACCCGGAATCCAAGGCGGAAACCGAAGACGCCATTCGCGAGCATTGCCAGGACACGCCTTTCACACTGTTACACCTGGCGGGTCTTTACGATGATCACACTGCCGTACCAACGCTGGCGCACCAGATTGCCCGAATCTACGAACGCGATATGAAGGCGCATCTGCATTCGGGCGACCAGGATGCAGGACAGTCGTTTATCCATCTGGATGACATGCTGGAACTGATCAAACGCTGCATTGACTGTCGCAATGCCTTGCCTGCAGACAACGTCATTCTGGCTGGCGAGCCGGATGTGATGAGTTACCAGCAGTTGCAGGATGAACTTGGTCGCCTGATACATGGCGCGGACGTCTGGCGCACACTGTCGCTGCCACAGCCACTTGCCAAGGCCGGTGCCTGGCTGGAAGAAAAAGCCGAGCCGGTGGTACCGGACGCAATCGACCACGGCGAAAAACCCTTTATCCGTCCGTTTCTGATTGACCTGGCCTGTGATCACTATGCGCTGGATATCAGCCATGCCAAGTACCTGCTGGACTGGCAACCCAGACACAGCATACACAACAAGCTTGAGACGCTGGTCAGCAATCTGAAAAAAGATCCGGTCGCGTGGTATCAGAATAACGGTATCCGTGCGCCGGAGTGGCTGGTGGAAGCCGACGAAAAAACCGATAAACCCGAGGCCATGCGGCAACGTCATGAAACCTGGTACCGGGACGAACACGCACGTAATCTCTGGGGTGCCTTTTTTAACATTGCACTTGGCGCCTGGCTGATCGCTTCGGTGCCGCGGCTGGCATACGAATCACAGGCCATGGTTTACAGTGACATCATCTCTGGCATTGCCATCATGGTATTGGCGTCGCTGTCCCTGTCCTGGCGCTTGCCGTTGGCCCGCTGGGCTACCGCGGGCGTGGGTCTATGGGTGATGTCAGCGCCCCTGGTGTTCTGGGCACCCAGCACCAGCGCCTACCTGAACGGCTCCCTGATTGGTTTTCTGGTGGTAGCCCTGTCGGTGCTGTTGCGGCCCGCGCCGGGTATTTCGCCACTTGCGGTAATGAGTGGCCCCACGATTCCGCCGGGTTGGCAGTACTCGCCCTCCTCCTGGCTGCAGCGTTTGCCCATTATCATTCTGGCCTTTATCGGTTTCTTTATTTCCGCATATATGGCCGCTTATCAATTGGGGCATGTCGACACTATCTGGGAGCCATTCTTTGCCGGCGCCATTCCCGACGATGGCAAAAACGGCACCAGCGAGATCATTACCTCGTCAATTTCCGAAGCCTGGCCGGTGCCCGATGCCGGCGCCGGCGCGATGGTCTACCTGCTGGAGATCCTGGTGGGAGTTATTGGTTCGTCACAACGTTGGCGCACCATGCCCTGGCTGACACTGCTGTTTGGCATTCTGATTGTGCCTCTGGGTGCGGTTTCCATCACCTTCATCATCATCCAGCCCATCCTGCTCGACACCTGGTGCACCTTGTGTCTGATGGCGGCCGCGGCGATGTTACTGCAGATTCCGTTTTCAGTGGATGAACTGGTCGCCACCTGTCAGTTTCTGCGTCGCCGCAAACGCGCCGGGCATTCATTACTGCGCGCCTTTATTTTTGGCGATACTGATGAAGGTGGCAAAAGCATGACCAGTGTCAAAGCCCTGAATACAACGGATGATTTTGAGCGATCGCCTGTTGCCATTATCCAGGACATTTTCACCGGTGGCGTGCGTCTGTGCTACGGCCTGCTGGCTTGTATCGTATTAGGCTCGCTGTTGATGCTGAGCCGTTTGTTGCTGGGCGTGGAAGGCAGTATGGCCGATGCGCATCACCTGATCGGCGCGCTGGTGCTTACCATTTCGGTCACCTCGCTGGCGGAAGTGGCCCGACCTCTGCGCTACCTGAATCTGTTCCTGGCGCTGGGGTTGATAATCTGTGCGCTGGTACTGGACAGCACCTTGCTGGTCACTGGCGTGACACTGCTGATCGCGGTCCTGATCATGGTCACCAGCATTCCGCGCGGCCCGGTTAATGGCAAGTACGGTAATTGGTCACGGTTGATTGTATGAGGCTGGCTGCATTAGGCTGGCTAACGGAGTGCACGCCGCCGAGCCATCATGAGTGGCCCGGCGTGCAATACGATCAGCCTGCAACCATCAGCTGCTGCTTGCGTTCCTTGATCTGGCTGCCGACCGCAACCAGATCTATGTCAGCAGAGCGCATCAAGGGAAACATTTCCTTTTCCTCCTCTTTGACATGATGATCGATGTACTCAGACAGGACTTTCACCCTGGCATCAAACAGCTCCTCGTCGCCCTTCATATCAAGGATTTCTCCGATAAGCACTTTGGCACTTGAGTGCTCTACCACAGCTTCGTTAACCAGAGGTTTTTCCTTCTTGATATTCTTGACAAAAACCGGATAAAGAATCTCTTCTTCTACCTGGGTATGCACCAGTAGCTCCATGCAGATTTCGTCCGCCAGTTTCTTTTTGCTGACAAATGCTTTATCACCCAGTTCTTCAAATTGCTTGAATGCAGCTTTCACCTTCTTGTGATCAGCCATCAGAATCTTGATTGCGTCGTCCTTTGCATTACTATTAGCCATCAGTACTACTCCTTGTTTAATCAAAAGGTCCAACATTAAAGTCAATCGTAGCTAGCGTCCGGAAAAACCCCATCCAGGGCGCCCCAGCCACTGCTTTCCACATACACAGCCAGAACCGTTTCGAACGACTGCGCGTGAACTCCACGGCGTAACATTGCCATATCTTCGTTGAGTGCATCTCTTATGCGTTTGTCGCGAATCAGAGACGACCAGTGACTGGTGATGGCGTTCACCGCCAATGCACGAACCAGGGTCAGGCTAACCTGACATTGTGCGATAACCTTTAGCGGGTACGCCTGTCTGTTGGCCAAAACCCGAGTCAGGAACGTTGTCAAACGTTGAATATTAACGGGCAGACATACGCGCGCCGAGCGTTCGCTGAATGCTTGAATCACCGGATAGGCAAGGTATTTTTGGGCGGCACCCGCCACCGCCATGTCGAGCGAAGCAAGATGTCCCGAAATAAATTCCACGCTTTCCTTATCGCACTGCGCCGATTGTTGGACGGTGAAGCGGATCTGCTCCATGGCATCAATCATCAACGCAAGCCGACGATTCTCCACCACTGCCGTCAGCACCTGAATACTATAGGTTATCGCCAGTGTGAGCAGAAAAAGACCGTTGAAGCCAGCAATCGCAGAGGCAAACTGCCCCCGGGTGTCCAGTGCCTTAAAATCGCCGTAGCCAACCGTGGTGATGGTATAACCTGTGTAATAAATGCGTTCTGCCAGCGTCGAGGGCAGGCCCGATTGTGCATTAACCAGTGTAATCCCCTGCCAGGAAAATACCAGCACCCAGCCTACCCAGATGCAGACAACCCAGAACAGAATCATGACCACCAGTACGGCTGGCCCACTCATGATACGCCGGCGCGCACCACTGGACCGGCCCTGCGGTCGAAACCAACGCCACATGAAGTGACTCACCGGATTGGACACCGGCCCCGCACCTTCCATGGTCAGGGTCGTTACAATCAGGTCCACCATGGCGACCAGAATAATTAACAGGCCGATGATCAACAGCACAACTGACATATTAGGGCTCCTGATATCCTAAAGGCACGAATTCCAGTTCACCCGTAGCCGGGTTGGCGGGAAAATAAAAACCCACGCGTCGCGTCGATTCGGCGGCCAGATAGTCAACCTGAGACGTGGCGCTTAGCGTGTCTTCATTGGCTCGGACCAGACGGCTCTCCAGTTGCAACGCTGATGCAGTCTGGTCTCCCCGGTTACTGACGTCCACGAGCACCAGATAGCGCTGCATCACAGGTTCGACCGACACCACGTCAAATTCAATATCAGGCGGCTGTTCACCTGCAGTCGCAGCCAGCCATGCCAGGTAAACGATGGTAAAACAGATCAGAACAAAGCCCGCCAGCCCTACGAACCATTCCCACAATGGCGTTGTTGATCTTCGATGCCCGATCAAATTAGCCTCCCTGGTTTCAATCGTTCTGGCGTTTGATGATTGTCGCCCGACATCTAAATAATAAATCGGGCCGCAGCCGCCCCAATGCCGGCCGGAAACAATAATACAACCACATTGGCCAGAATCTGCGCACTGGCCAGCCCATCAAAGTGATCGAATACCCACAACATCAATGCACTGGCTGCCAATGCCACAACAAATGCAATACAGGTGTAACGCAGGTAGTCGATATGAGTTTGTTGCTTGCCACCCTGGCTGCTCTTGCTTTCCTTAGCTTCCGTATTGTCCTGCTCGCTCTGGTAACTGTCGGGCTCGCGCGACTCCGCAACACTGCTCGCCACCGTAAAAATATACATGACGAGCAGAGTCGTTGAAAACAGCGCCAGCTGATGCCAGGGCGTCATACGGTTGGCAATGAGATGTATCTCTTCCGTGGGCGCCACGTTGAGCGCAAGAAACAGGGCACCAATGGCCAGCACCACAAGCCGGTCAATTGCACTTTTTCCCGCGGTCCTGTCGTGCTCCCCGCGACCCAGTTCACTGCGTGCCAGCAGGGCCCCCAGACTGGCCGGAACGGTCTGCAGCATCACCGCTGTAAAGTTGATACCGGCAGGATAATCACTGGCGGCGACACTGAACAGGTAAAGAACGATACCCGACACCACAAAGCCAAAACCATAGGCCACAAAAACATCAATGATGTTATCGGTCAGGTTCCGACTCGCGGTAAAACCGATCAGACTGGAGACACCCACCAGCAACGGTAAACTGACCACAATGAGCACGATCAGCCTGACCGGATCAATATAAAA contains the following coding sequences:
- a CDS encoding potassium channel family protein, which encodes MSVVLLIIGLLIILVAMVDLIVTTLTMEGAGPVSNPVSHFMWRWFRPQGRSSGARRRIMSGPAVLVVMILFWVVCIWVGWVLVFSWQGITLVNAQSGLPSTLAERIYYTGYTITTVGYGDFKALDTRGQFASAIAGFNGLFLLTLAITYSIQVLTAVVENRRLALMIDAMEQIRFTVQQSAQCDKESVEFISGHLASLDMAVAGAAQKYLAYPVIQAFSERSARVCLPVNIQRLTTFLTRVLANRQAYPLKVIAQCQVSLTLVRALAVNAITSHWSSLIRDKRIRDALNEDMAMLRRGVHAQSFETVLAVYVESSGWGALDGVFPDASYD
- a CDS encoding TIGR02587 family membrane protein yields the protein MSPTRDSPETEAPQPGWMGVGRAIGGAVVFGLPLMMTMEMWWLGFYIDPVRLIVLIVVSLPLLVGVSSLIGFTASRNLTDNIIDVFVAYGFGFVVSGIVLYLFSVAASDYPAGINFTAVMLQTVPASLGALLARSELGRGEHDRTAGKSAIDRLVVLAIGALFLALNVAPTEEIHLIANRMTPWHQLALFSTTLLVMYIFTVASSVAESREPDSYQSEQDNTEAKESKSSQGGKQQTHIDYLRYTCIAFVVALAASALMLWVFDHFDGLASAQILANVVVLLFPAGIGAAAARFII